In a genomic window of Mercenaria mercenaria strain notata chromosome 19, MADL_Memer_1, whole genome shotgun sequence:
- the LOC123542013 gene encoding uncharacterized protein LOC123542013 yields the protein MVTADLKDGFFHVPVHVDHQDYLGFQFDKLNVYYKWQVLPFGHSCSPFFFAKTLRPIIDYLRSLNIRVVVYVDDFIVLAPKDLIEKHKNIVLSTLESLGFTINYKKSSLEPALKKVYLGYIIDNSNNRTVISIVGERISKLKRLIRSTVNKQCVQARTLARIAGQCVSMYKCIFPAKLLLRNIYRLLSTKVSWSDKLKLNDPCIKDLQWWLQSIDGWNRKVVCEEPIDLQLTTDASKFGWGGWINHSLQAQGFWDPWVQKQSSNYRELLSVLMCLVSFHNHLGNKHVQILSDNVTTVAMINGLGGSNLALDNLTRAIYRFTIQRGISISAKFLAGRNNVRADRLSRSTYEWMLHPQLFRYLDRVWGPHHVDRFASMNSTQLPIYNSQHLDPFTSGVDAFAQDWSNVNNYVNAPFALLPRVIEKIKCQKASATLIAPKWTAQPWFQEMKKLLVAPPIHLPLSRRTVFSKNRAEPLKNRKWNLFAWRISGQLA from the coding sequence ATGGTTACTGCGGATCTTAAAGATGGTTTTTTCCATGTGCCTGTACAtgtggatcatcaagattatttAGGTTTTCAATTTGACAAATTGAATGTGTATTATAAATGGCAAGTTCTACCATTTGGGCATTCATGTAGCCCTTTCTTCTTTGCAAAAACTTTACGTCCAATTATTGACTATTTGCGTTCATTGAATATTCGTGTGGTTGTCTATGTAGATGATTTCATTGTGCTTGCTCCCAAAGATCtaatagaaaaacataaaaacattgttttgagTACGCTAGAGTCATTAGGATTCACGATTAACTATAAAAAATCATCACTTGAACCAGCATTGAAAAAAGTGTACCTCGGGTACATAATTGACAATTCCAATAATAGAACAGTTATCTCTATCGTCGGAGAACGCATAAGTAAATTAAAGCGTTTAATCAGGAGTACAGTGAATAAACAATGTGTACAAGCTAGAACACTTGCTAGAATAGCAGGACAATGTGTCAGCATGTATAAGTGTATTTTTCCAGCAAAATTATTGCTCAGAAATATATATCGGCTATTAAGTACAAAAGTTTCTTGGTCGGACAAGTTAAAGTTGAATGACCCGTGTATAAAAGATTTACAGTGGTGGCTTCAGTCTATTGACGGTTGGAATCGTAAGGTTGTATGTGAGGAACCTATAGACTTGCAGTTGACCACTGACGCGTCCAAATTTGGCTGGGGCGGATGGATCAACCACTCCCTACAGGCGCAAGGGTTCTGGGACCCCTGGGTCCAGAAACAAAGTTCCAATTACCGAGAACTGTTAAGTGTATTAATGTGTCTAGTGTCTTTCCACAATCACCTCGGAAACAAACATGTACAAATATTATCAGACAATGTCACCACAGTGGCGATGATAAATGGTTTGGGAGGATCGAACCTAGCATTAGACAATCTCACAAGGGCTATTTACAGGTTTACAATCCAGAGGGGAATTTCAATATCGGCCAAATTTTTAGCAGGGAGGAACAACGTCAGAGCCGACAGGCTATCAAGATCAACTTACGAGTGGATGCTTCATCCCCAATTGTTTCGTTACTTAGATCGAGTATGGGGTCCTCACCACGTAGACAGGTTCGCGTCGATGAACTCAACGCAACTTCCAATTTACAATTCCCAACATCTCGACCCATTCACGTCAGGGGTGGATGCCTTCGCGCAGGACTGGAGCAATGTCAACAATTACGTGAACGCCCCATTCGCGTTACTTCCACGAGTAATCGAGAAAATAAAGTGTCAGAAAGCCTCCGCCACTCTTATTGCACCAAAATGGACGGCACAACCGTGGTTCcaagaaatgaaaaagttactgGTGGCGCCACCTATCCACCTCCCTCTGTCAAGGCGGACAGTTTTCTCAAAGAATCGTGCAGAGCCACTAAAAAATCGCAAATGGAATCTGTTCGCGTGGAGAATATCTGGGCAACTCGCTTAA